One genomic window of Mesoplodon densirostris isolate mMesDen1 chromosome 14, mMesDen1 primary haplotype, whole genome shotgun sequence includes the following:
- the FAM136A gene encoding protein FAM136A: MAELQQLRVQEAVDSMVKSLERENIRKMQGLMFRCSAGCCEDSQASMQQVHQCIERCHAPLAQAQALVTSELEKFQDRLARCTMHCNDKAKDSIDAGSKELQVKRQLERCVTTCVDDHMNLIPTMTKKMKESLSSIGK; encoded by the exons ATGGCGGAGCTGCAGCAGCTCCGGGTGCAGGAGGCGGTGGACTCTATGGTGAAGAGTCTGGAGAGAGAGAACATCCGGAAGATGCAG GGCCTCATGTTCCGGTGCAGCGCCGGCTGTTGTGAGGACAGCCAGGCGTCCATGCAGCAAGTGCACCAGTGCATTGAGCGCTGCCATGCACCTCTGGCTCAAGCCCAGGCCCTGGTGACCAGCGAGTTGGAGAAGTTCCAG GACCGCCTGGCCCGGTGCACTATGCATTGCAACGACAAAGCCAAAGATTCAATTGATGCAGGGAGTAAAGAGCTTCAGGTGAAGCGGCAGCTGGAGCGTTGCGTGACCACGTGTGTGGATGACCACATGAACCTCATCCCAACCATGACCAAGAAGATGAAAGAGTCTCTGTCATCCATTGGGAAATAG
- the SNRPG gene encoding small nuclear ribonucleoprotein G: MSKAHPPELKKFMDKKLSLKLNGGRHVQGILRGFDPFMNLVIDECVEMATSGQQNNIGMVVIRGNSIIMLEALERV; encoded by the exons ATGAGCAAAGCTCACCCTCCCGAGTTGAAGAA ATTTATGGACAAGAAGTTATCAT TGAAATTAAATGGTGGCAGACATGTCCAAGGAATATTGAGGGGATTTGATCCCTTTATGAATCTTGTGATAGATGAATGTGTGGAGATGGCAACTAGTGGGCAACAGAACAATATTGGAATGGTG GTAATACGAGGAAATAGTATCATCATGTTAGAAGCTTTGGAACGAGTATGA